TTtttgaaaaattactgaaataaaagacATTTATCAGGTCATATTCTTTTGGTCCAACTGATATGGTTGTTTagcagtatattaaaaaaaataatctgtccctttctttcttcctctatcTATATTATACACAAACATCATCCTCCAGCATGGCCACAACATAACTGTGTTGAGCCTGGTGTCTTACCTCAGAGAAGGTTCCTGACTCATGTCTCATCTCTGCTGTGTGAAGAAGGATAAAGTGGATAAAGTCCGGGTGGAGCAGAGCCATGTTTAAGTACACACCTCCGTGGCAGGTGCTGTGCAACAGCTTGGATCATGGTAGTAAGGTAAGAGGACCGTGATTATTCTGCATGTTTTATACAGACGCTTTATATAGACCATCCTATACATGGCATACTGTAGCGTAAATACAGGCCCTCACTGATACGGAAACTACCACTATTCCTACTGTTCCTAtgacaactactactactactactactcttacaACTGTTCTTACTACTACCAATACTGCCACTGTTACTAGTGCTACTAATATTGTTACTATTACTGCAACTGTTGCGACTTCTAACATCACTACTAATGTTCTTACTATTACTACTGCAATTATTGCTTTTACCaacactattactattactactactattctTACTACTTCTAATAATACTGCAAacattgctactactactagcaCTACTGCTGACAGAAGGAAGTAGTACCACcactactactgttattattaGTACTAATGCTACAATTATTGCTATTACTACTAGTCTAGCACTACTAATGTcagcattattactattattacaacCACTACTAATgtttctactactattactgcaaCTGTTACTAGTAAATCCACTACTACTATtcctactactattattactgcaACTTTTACTAGTAAATGCACTACTGCTGttcctactactactattaccactactactacctactacactactactgttactacctCCGCCACTTCTGCTttcactactattactactattacaaaGCTAACAACGGTTGTTAGTACTACTACTGCAATTGTTACTACTACCACCTCTTTTTctgttactatcactactacCGTTACTACTTCTGTAGCTACTACTATCACAACTACTAATGTTCCAACTATTACTACTATGACAACCACTACTACTGTTCCTACTATTTCTAATATTACAACCACTACTGCTGttcctactattactactgtcaCTACTACTGTCACTACTGTTACAACAACTACTGCTgtttctactattactactaccactactactgtcACTATTATTACAACCACTACTACTGttcctactactattactgcaaCAGTTACCAGTACTACTACCACcactgttactgttactaatATCACTAATCCTACTACTGTTATTACCTTTTGCTTCCACCTTATCTGCcactattactaccactactactatttTCATTACTATCCACAAGTACCATTGTTACTATTTATACTACCACCAGTTCTGTCTCTACTGtaactactactgttactattacTACCATCACCACTCCTACTGATACTACCAACACTACTCCAGctattactgttactactacaACAATCACCACCACAATTATTTTCCCTGTGCAAACTTCTGAAATAAATAGCGTATTCTTGCATTACAAAGTTCTTCCAGCAGATGTCAGGATTTGTGCAATTGTGTGAAATTTTTAAACTCCTTTGTTTCTTAATAATGGATTGTTTCTAGCTTGTTCTCTTTACTTACAAGTTGTGAAGTTAtctgtttttagttgtttttttataattcttaaaacaaattataattattataataaaattaaaataaacaattctGAACTGCAAATTATAATGGTTTAGAATCGTTTGCAAATTCTCTACCAGATCCTTTCAATTGCATTATGTTCCTttataatagtattaatataCCATAAtactgctgtcatgcaaaaaacgTATATTTTCTTGTATGTTTCTGTTTAATGACTCCATAAATGTGGATTCTTTTTAAAATATAGCAGTTTTGGAGCAAGTTGGACTACTTATTGGCACAAAGTGActgattagtgtgtgtgtgtgtgtgtgcatgtgctagGTTTCTTTTTCCTCTTGTGTGATCTATCAGCTTTGTACACTCTTTACTGTAAGtctgtgtgtggtgggtggggctGATTATACTGGCTGAACTTTGTCTGTGAATTTGGTGTAATAAAGCCTAAAAGCAGCCCAAACAGAACTGATGTCTAGACTTAATGACTTAGTGagattttatatttacttaatattAAATCGCAAATTTAATCACTGGTGTATTaaagataatttttttaatgatattcggTTTGCTTTTAATGATCTCTCATTCCCGCTTAGACTAGTCTAAAGGTTATATATAGTTACTTCAATCAGTCATTCAATGTGAAGTGTTTTATAAGCTGTCAATTGCTTCACATTTTTATGTGACATTCCAGGAAGCGTCTGATTGATCGAGTGCCATAGTACAAGATTAACTGATAACGAGGAGactatattactgtataatatttctgtttcattattatttaacatgACCTTTTTCTATCCTCCTTTTAAGCcccaaaattattattatcatttttttatactgAGCCTTACACTAATACTGTACATGTAAATAATTGCCTGCACTTTATTGCACTTAACGCAAATAATAATCTATTCATTTTAACTTCTTCCAGAATGGCAGACTTAACTGTGTTAGGCTGAATTGGTGGATATAGGTGTATACACatctggcataaagttatccaaaagcagtgtgtaagactggtggaggagaacatgccaagatgcatgaaaactgtgattaaaaaaacaggattgtttcaccaaatattgatttctgaacccctaaaactgtatgaatatgaatttgttttctttgcattattttaggtctaaagctctgcatcttttttattatttcagccatttctcattttctgcaaataaatgctctaaatgacaatatttttatttggaatgttgtccatagtatatagaataaaacaacaattattaaattttcaaacataaacctataaatagcaacaaaaaaacagagaaactgattcagaaaccgaagtggtctactaattttttccagagctgtatgtatataatttatatgacAACACAGTCTATTCATTTTTTATGTGGTTTTATACCAGTGTTTAAACTCTATATCAAGCTCTTTTATTCAGAGTAAAATCCATACGTTTAATATTTTTGGCTTAAAGAAAGAGCAATTGCAAAATAAAACTGTTAAACTGAAAGTCCAGCAGTatctaaaaaaatatctgaatacTGTTccagtgctgaaaaaaaaataataaagccaAATATAGCTTCAGCTCATAACAGCTCATGTGTTTCCTGCCCCAccctcacctcagttgtctgatCCCACCATCCCCCATTATCTTTTTCCCTGTTTGACTACTGTGTGTGATATTCATAGACCAGAGCAATTTGAAAATGATTCACATAATAAAACTTAACATTGTAAAAGCTGTCAGGACTCTGCATAATTCAAAGAATCAAATATCACTGTATATTTcttttcaaattattttaaattaggaTTAAAATAAACTTCTATGAACTAGTTCAGCTACCTTAGCTGCTGTTTCTATGCTACAGTCCATTCCACACAGAACTGTAAACAGAATATCAGAACATACTGGTGAAAGTTTGACAAATTTGGGACAACCCCTTTAGTGGGACCGTCCCACCAGTCTGCCTCACCCACCAATCAGCAGCGTGTAGCAGGAAGATTCCAAGAAGCAGCATCACAGCAGGTTTATCAGGGGCATGCAGTCCACTATGTCACGCATGCTCACATTCTGACAGTCAGCCTGTGGAGTTTCACTCCTGAACAACAACGTCAGACTCTTCTCATCAGCAGACTCTTATCTAATGTTGTGGTTTACTACGTTCAGCTGAACTCTCCACTGGACATATTTTTTGAGATTCAAACAAGTGTCTAACCAATATCACCTGGGTGTTGAAATACCTGAAATATTGCAGTGAAATTACCTCTTCAGGTAAGTAAGATTATACGCTTTTTTTACCAGCAGTAATGGAATTATaaggtagatagatatatagagggTGAATTATGGTGATTGGGATATGAGGACAAATAGAACACTTTAGCTTTACAACCtctattttttagattttactcTGGCTGTGAGTCCACAAAATCAAAACTGACATACTCAGTTTTGCAGAATTTAGATCATTTGTTTACCTATTTTTCCACAAAGAAAGCTCAAAATCAGCCCAATTCAGtagtaaataaatgaagtaagtaaataaataaaaagagaaaatatgctgtaaacctatttatttattaataggttttttttattattattgtaagtatAAAAATAGGGTTtaatttttgctaattttatggtATTTCCCACATATctgaatttcagaaaaaaaaaagtcaaagtttATTAGCCAAAGTCTAATGGTATAATCCAACAACTTTGACaagatgtaaaaatgtaaatatcagaaaattgattaaatttggaatttggaaatgaAATTCGGGAAATTCACATTTCTACCTTACTATaccaaatggaaaaaataaatgtttagacACAAGTTTCTATTTTCTAATTTTGCCTTAAACATACAGAAAATGTAACTGTTAAACATTACACTGAagattcttttttatattttttcacattgttaatttaataataaagctATGTAAGCTATATACTGTCACATACGGACctatttctttaaacaaaaatgttaaaaataattcaGATTCTTTTAAGTTTTGTATACAGTTTTGCACACTTGAAATTTTGAcagtggcttcatgaggtagagtcacctggaatagatttctcagaatcttgaaggagtttctggaggtgctgaacatgAGTTGCTGCTtatccttcatgctgtgaagcttcatctcatcccaaattaccatctcagttgggtttaggtcaagggattgtgaaggacaaacaTTTTTGTTTGATACATAATTAATTCAAGATGcattccttaattgtttttatgtctttattattaatctacaatgtagaaaataaataaaataaataaaaaaatatagaaaaacattgaatatgaCTAATACTGTTTGCATCATTACTACTGTAGTTAAGCTACGGAAATGAAACTACATTTGTATGATGAAATATGGAGatgaatttaatgtaatgtttaatctTCCACCTGGCGTTTAACCTAATTCTACTTTAAGTAATGGGCAGAACTGTTTTCATACCTTGCATCTTTGGGACACCCAGTATTGTATTATGTTGGAGCCACAGAGCACAAAGCACACACCTCAGGGTGACATCCTTTATTGTTTGAAAGGCACTGCTTGCATTCTTTCGTAATAATGAAAGCTAAAATTGTAAATCATTAAAATGGGAGTGTTCACTCTCCTGTACTTCTCACACCACCTTTATGTGAATCATGTGCTTCATCTTTTAAAATGAATTGCCTTGTTGGCCATaaaaatatttggtgaatttaatGATCCCTTCAAGAAGTAGTAAGAATTGAAagtgttttcattattttgtgcTTTGTGACAGAACTGTGTCAAGCTATTAAAACAGTGTGTTTTGCATTGATTTTACAGAGGCAATCAACGTTTGCATCAGGCTCTTCTCAAGATGTCCACAAACCGAGGAAAGGGCAAACTCTGAGCCACTTATATCCCCCTGCTGCTGCCCCTGTTTCTGTGCACGTTGAGGACTGTTTACCATCAAGAAACACAATGGGCAGCACTCCTAAACGGTGGGTCCTGAAGCCTCTGACGCCCAAGCTAGAGAAGTCTGACCTTCGGGCCATGATGAGCCCTGGCAGCGAGGCCCAGTCCCCAGACTACCCCTGGAGTGGAGGCCGAGATGGAGATTCACCCACATTCAGCTTTGATAGCATATCAGTGACTCGCCTCCACTCCTCTGTGACCGTGTCGGTTCCTAACGGAGAGGGCGCTAAAGATGTGGTGGTTCTCGCCAGGCAGGTGGCTGTGTCTGAGGAAGGCAGCACCACTGACGATGGGCAGCCCAGCGACTTCAGCAGCCCTGGCACTCCCAGTAGCACAGACTCCCGAGTGGGATTCTACTCCTTTGTAGAAGACCCAACAAGTCCAGAGGCGGAGAAGAACGAGGCCTACATGGTTTCGCCTGAGAGACAGGCCAAACTGTCCACCCTGCAGCAGAAGAGCAGCTTCAAGCTGCAGACGTATGTGGAGGAGCGAAGACCTGAGAAGCTGTTTGAAGAGAGTAATGGAGAGTCCAGTTACAAAGTGGAGAGTGCCTCTACAATGGACAGCGATGAGGAGAAACCAGATCGAATCGACATCATACGGAGTCAAGCGCCCAAAAAAAACCCTGTCTTCAAAGAGCAGTGGAGTTCTCTTGAGAACCTAGATCTCAGCAAGAATCCCTATAGTCTGGTTGAGGGATTTAGCCTGTGCTATAGCCCTGTGAGCACTAAAAGTCCCCAGATTGAAGTAGGTCCTGGCACCATTGATAACCAACAGATTGATTTTAATGCAGCACGACAGCAGTTTCTACTAATGGAGCGTTCAAAGGACAACCCCTTCCGGTACAGTCCTGAGCAATTGCCACAATTTTCGAAGCCATGGGAAAGGTCTTTATCAGAAGCTGACCTTTTCACAAAAGACGTTAGTAAAAAAATAGTTAGCCAGAACTCCAAAGATGAGTCCAGCCAGAAGAGACAAGATGAGGAAACCAAAACAACAGTGACTGTCTTCGAGGATCCAGATGATAGAACGCAAAATACCTTGATAGATGACCTAGACTCGCTTCCTAAAAGATTTGGAGACCAAAACAAAGGCTGGACAAATGACGAAAGCCTGTCTTCCATCTCAGAGATGGACATTAGCTCAACAGTGGCTTGCCTGATTGAAACACCAATCGACAGAGAGATACGGATAGCTAAAGAACGAGAAGAGGAGTTGCGACGATCAAGAGGAATATTTTGCGATGACACTTCCGAGATGGTCGAGATAAAGATGAAACCTATTCTGTCCCAGCCATCACCGGAGCTAAAGCCTATCAAAGCCAAAGAAAGCAATCGTGTAAGTTTCCTCATTCAACGAGAGATTGACAGAGCGAATCGGAGTTCAGGTACTTATGAAAAGAAGACTCCAACAAGTGATCTAGTCGAGAAGAGGAAAGCAGTTGCGTCTCAATCGTACAAGGAACCCATTAGTCCTGTTACTGTGGAAGACTCTTGGACTGCAGAGCGTCCGGCACTTGTGGAACCGAGAGATGTTCCAGACTCACAGGAAACTCTTGCACCTTGCTGCCCTCATCGACACAAAGATGAGACCCAGATTCAGAGGGGTCCCACTGCAGGATTTCAAGATAGAACTTTCAGAACAACAAAAACCGAGAACTGGGACGTCAGAGTTGCAAATCAACCAGCTTGGATGACAACCTATACAGTAAAAGAGTCTGAGAGAACAATTTCCCCTATAAATTCTCCGTCCTCACCACTGGAACCTGTAAAAAGCGGCAGCAGATCCATAGCAGCTAGACGATCTTACTGGGAGGGATCAGCTGAGTGGCCCAGATTGCAAAACGTCTCAGATATAATCCGCAAGGAAATCGAAGAGGACCTCCGGCGAGAGCAGGAGCTTCAAGAACTACGAGAGCTCGGCAACTTGTCCCTCACAACAGACAACAGAGGCATCTCTGAGACCACAACCTCGGAAACCATCCACGAACAAAGTGATGCTGAGCAGACTTCACTGAACAGTTCACAAGAGAACTTGGTGGAGGTGGATGAAGTGCTACCAGAAAGATCTACGGAAATGCCCACCTACAATCTGTCCTATTCTTGGAGTGGAGATTCTACCCCTACCCGCATATCACTGGCAGGTGAGTCAGTATCAATATGGCGTAACTTTTGTGTCCGCAGCATAGTTTAATGTTTCAATTTTGTATGAACCTTGTGCAAAAATATATTAAGATTTATTACAGTACCGATTAAacacattattaacaataatatagaggaatgttaaatttaacttaaaagtacttttatactgtattatataaagtTTTCTTTCACTTGATGGATTTTTGTGCTTCAGTTGCAGTGCTGCCTGTTAAAATTAatggttaaaaatatatactaatattaatttaggcatttaagttatttatttagatattttcaAGTTAATAACATGTTAATAAAATTCCCAAAGCACCCAGTCATCCTGAGATATCCTTGCTATTTTGACACAATTGGCATCACAACCTTCACAGTGTTTTGCTGCATGTTTAgcgattaataatattaattttgctTAATATTCCTCATATTTTCTTCTGTCCACTCTATCATGATAAAATAGCAAggtagttaaaatattttttgaaaaatcTAAAGGCATCTGTGAAACAGAACAACATAAAGAATTTGACCACGTTTTCTTATATGCCAGTTTTCAAATGTTAAGATTGTCCACACtggcatgcagcttgccatgatgTTTCCCTGATGTTTTGTCAACTAACTGCTCAATCCACCCGTTTATGTGTTAAGGTCGTGTTTAACAGTAGAAGTAGTTTGTATGAATTAAACAAACAtgtttgaatataaataaaatccagttgTGGTAATCTTACATTGATACTTTAATATTACATCTAAAAATCCATTCTAAAAAGTTTTAgtatttaaaaggaaaaatacaattatctatccatccatccatctatccacccttCCAAGCTGAGTCTGGCCCTACTGACACTGATGCCATGACCAGCCCAGTCTACCTTTTCTGAgcttattttatgatattttcgaCCACATAAACCAACcattaataatttgttatttgttCTTATCAGTAAATCTGATATTTTGAAAGAAGTTTTCTGTGTGTATCTGAAAAGGTTTAGCTTATAACAGAGATAAGCTAAGCTTTGTAAAAGTGATCATGTGCATGTGGATATTGTCTCCTTTCCTGTATATGCAGGAGTCTCCCACACTGATTCACTGAGCTTGTAACTGATTAACCCTTGTGCTGCTTGTTTATGGATGTCAGTATTCGAGGATGAGACAAAATAGCTTACTTAATTAGCTTCTGAACTTTGATCATGACAGGAAAATAATACAGGGATGAAGAGCGGTTAATTATtgatttttaggattttttttatatagtcaatttaaATTCAGTAAGTAGAGGTGGATAATCCATGTCCAAAATATGATACCAAATTCAGGATTGCGTTCCAATCCAGTGTTTACTTTTTGGCCTGGATTAGCCACCACTGTTGGACTGTCCTTTGAAGATATGTTCTCAGGAGCTtgttcaccacacacacatataacagtCTAATGAGGCTTTGTGGTGAAGTTATGCACAAACATGAGGACACATTTATGTGAAACTTGTGTGCTTGTTCACTTATTCATataaattacttggaataaataattttaatgttatttgaAACAAACTTTGCTTTGGATGCTTGGTTTTCCACCAATTATTGTTGTTCCCTTTTTATTGAATGTGGACAGTGAATTGTGGGTAACCAGAGGGCTGCCAAAAATATATTAGTAACTTCCTTTTAATTGCACTAAACTCAGCTGCATTTCTTGACTGAATATTAAGGGTTCTTTAATGATGTTGAAGCCTAGACTTTGGATGACTTGTGTAAGGCATCAGTGTACACAGAATCATCCACTGTAAAGGTTAAAGTAGACTAATAGCAACTGACATCCCACAAACTGCAAAATGTCCTGCAAATGTAGAAGGAAGGCCTGTACTTACATGACTCACATGAGACTCTTTCACCTTTGCTGCCATATCAACACCTAGATAAGGCAGTAAATCAGGAAGGCCCCATCGTAAAAACTGTCTATTAGAGAGAACTGTCTAACTGAAACTCTAAAGACACAGAAAGATACAAAACAACATAATGAACCACACTCATGCTTTTCTCTAATACAGTATGTGCATTGGTAATGCTTTAAATAAGGCTTTCTTTTCAGCAGGCTCTACTACCAGGCTTCCTTCCATGTTCGTGGTGACAGCCCAGCCTTGGAGCAGCCCAAAACCAGCATCCCCAGCAGTTCCAAGGGCCGTTCCCACTTTCCTCTCCAGCTCACGACCTGAGGCCTTCTCCACATCCTCCCAAAAGGGCCTGACTGAGACCTTACTGGAGGACTTTGAGGAAAGACGAGCCAAACTGAAGCTTGAGGAGAGTTCTGTAAGTGAACATTTTCTTTAGATGCCTAAAATCCTGTTATTGTCACATGACTCAAATAAATTGATAGTCATTCCAGAAAGTGAAGTGTTTTTCCCAGAAAATGATTGTAAATACACGTTTTGTTATATACATGTTTAATTCATTTGTGTGTATTGGCACAACCCAACAATGGGCAGGACAAAATTATTCatataaccatcaacaagcttcttacacctctcaaaTGAAAATTTGAACCACTACTCTTGTGCAAACTGCTTCAGGTCTCCCACATTTGAAGGGTtccttctcccaacagcaatttaaaaatgtttaaaagttaaaaatagctCAATCTCTACAGCCTGGCTACTTGCACTAACCCCGCCTAGTAAATTATGTGACTATAACCCACCGATAGAAACTCTGGCTTACATATGCAACATTTAGTGCCAGAATTTGTCATACTAACTGTATGCAGGGCGTGAATTACGGAGGGCATTGGGGGTGTCTGACCCCCTAATTAAGACCTAACCCCCCACCCCAACTACCAAAAATGGTAATACAATAGTTAATAACAATTGTATAACAATTTTATTACctataatgttaaatattaaaataaaattagagtATCCATGCCTAGAAATCTTAATTACAGTAGCACAAGCCACAGCACTATGTGTAAGTAGATGCTGTGTAGCATTCTTAAATACACTTTACTGCAttcaataaaaaatagataatagCTAATTTTccattacaccttaaatgctgctaatttaccattctaCCTTTAAAGTTGCTGTGGTGAGACAGAAGcattttagggttagggttaactgAACATCTTcggcttttaaggtggaacagattaTTAAACTAACAATCCATATTTAGGTTTATGTTGactgtttgtattttttgcaaAGCATGAGCAGAAATGTATAAAACTGATAAAGCAACTAACATATACCGTATTATTCGCTCTATAAGGCACATCGGATTACAAGGTGCATTATCAATGAACGTCAATTTTCTGGTTtctattcatacataaggcgcactgggttataaggcgcattttaagagacactataacaaacttctaattcagcaggtctcaccgctgggtggagGTGGGAggagggtagctaactaagttagggtaaagctaagctaagtaaacaagactgtaaaaaaaaaaagactttcttttaaagtctgctaaagctgctccagccgtgctagccagggttagcagcaggctacaagatgacaatacttacctctgaacgggaaAAGAACTAGTGCgtttagcgactaatgctaatctTGCTCCAgtatcagtgctggagaactaaactgaaactcctagcGGAGTgcctttattgctccttacaacctgactggtaaaattcatacataaggcgcaccggattaaaaggcgctcATGCTACATATGGTAACATTGTCATTTACATACTACAGACAAGCAAAATACTATCAGTGTTGTCTTTAGTTCATCTGAAGCTCCTGTGCTGTACTAGTTTCCCTTTATAACCTGAA
The DNA window shown above is from Astyanax mexicanus isolate ESR-SI-001 chromosome 16, AstMex3_surface, whole genome shotgun sequence and carries:
- the LOC103034977 gene encoding A-kinase anchor protein 2 isoform X2, with amino-acid sequence MFKYTPPWQVLCNSLDHGSKRQSTFASGSSQDVHKPRKGQTLSHLYPPAAAPVSVHVEDCLPSRNTMGSTPKRWVLKPLTPKLEKSDLRAMMSPGSEAQSPDYPWSGGRDGDSPTFSFDSISVTRLHSSVTVSVPNGEGAKDVVVLARQVAVSEEGSTTDDGQPSDFSSPGTPSSTDSRVGFYSFVEDPTSPEAEKNEAYMVSPERQAKLSTLQQKSSFKLQTYVEERRPEKLFEESNGESSYKVESASTMDSDEEKPDRIDIIRSQAPKKNPVFKEQWSSLENLDLSKNPYSLVEGFSLCYSPVSTKSPQIEVGPGTIDNQQIDFNAARQQFLLMERSKDNPFRYSPEQLPQFSKPWERSLSEADLFTKDVSKKIVSQNSKDESSQKRQDEETKTTVTVFEDPDDRTQNTLIDDLDSLPKRFGDQNKGWTNDESLSSISEMDISSTVACLIETPIDREIRIAKEREEELRRSRGIFCDDTSEMVEIKMKPILSQPSPELKPIKAKESNRVSFLIQREIDRANRSSGTYEKKTPTSDLVEKRKAVASQSYKEPISPVTVEDSWTAERPALVEPRDVPDSQETLAPCCPHRHKDETQIQRGPTAGFQDRTFRTTKTENWDVRVANQPAWMTTYTVKESERTISPINSPSSPLEPVKSGSRSIAARRSYWEGSAEWPRLQNVSDIIRKEIEEDLRREQELQELRELGNLSLTTDNRGISETTTSETIHEQSDAEQTSLNSSQENLVEVDEVLPERSTEMPTYNLSYSWSGDSTPTRISLAGSTTRLPSMFVVTAQPWSSPKPASPAVPRAVPTFLSSSRPEAFSTSSQKGLTETLLEDFEERRAKLKLEESSYAGIQPIDSINNEVVEATRVTRHKNNRALRWEAGVYDNEDN
- the LOC103034977 gene encoding mitotic interactor and substrate of PLK1 isoform X3 — its product is MGSTPKRWVLKPLTPKLEKSDLRAMMSPGSEAQSPDYPWSGGRDGDSPTFSFDSISVTRLHSSVTVSVPNGEGAKDVVVLARQVAVSEEGSTTDDGQPSDFSSPGTPSSTDSRVGFYSFVEDPTSPEAEKNEAYMVSPERQAKLSTLQQKSSFKLQTYVEERRPEKLFEESNGESSYKVESASTMDSDEEKPDRIDIIRSQAPKKNPVFKEQWSSLENLDLSKNPYSLVEGFSLCYSPVSTKSPQIEVGPGTIDNQQIDFNAARQQFLLMERSKDNPFRYSPEQLPQFSKPWERSLSEADLFTKDVSKKIVSQNSKDESSQKRQDEETKTTVTVFEDPDDRTQNTLIDDLDSLPKRFGDQNKGWTNDESLSSISEMDISSTVACLIETPIDREIRIAKEREEELRRSRGIFCDDTSEMVEIKMKPILSQPSPELKPIKAKESNRVSFLIQREIDRANRSSGTYEKKTPTSDLVEKRKAVASQSYKEPISPVTVEDSWTAERPALVEPRDVPDSQETLAPCCPHRHKDETQIQRGPTAGFQDRTFRTTKTENWDVRVANQPAWMTTYTVKESERTISPINSPSSPLEPVKSGSRSIAARRSYWEGSAEWPRLQNVSDIIRKEIEEDLRREQELQELRELGNLSLTTDNRGISETTTSETIHEQSDAEQTSLNSSQENLVEVDEVLPERSTEMPTYNLSYSWSGDSTPTRISLAAGSTTRLPSMFVVTAQPWSSPKPASPAVPRAVPTFLSSSRPEAFSTSSQKGLTETLLEDFEERRAKLKLEESSYAGIQPIDSINNEVVEATRVTRHKNNRALRWEAGVYDNEDN
- the LOC103034977 gene encoding mitotic interactor and substrate of PLK1 isoform X1, which gives rise to MFKYTPPWQVLCNSLDHGSKRQSTFASGSSQDVHKPRKGQTLSHLYPPAAAPVSVHVEDCLPSRNTMGSTPKRWVLKPLTPKLEKSDLRAMMSPGSEAQSPDYPWSGGRDGDSPTFSFDSISVTRLHSSVTVSVPNGEGAKDVVVLARQVAVSEEGSTTDDGQPSDFSSPGTPSSTDSRVGFYSFVEDPTSPEAEKNEAYMVSPERQAKLSTLQQKSSFKLQTYVEERRPEKLFEESNGESSYKVESASTMDSDEEKPDRIDIIRSQAPKKNPVFKEQWSSLENLDLSKNPYSLVEGFSLCYSPVSTKSPQIEVGPGTIDNQQIDFNAARQQFLLMERSKDNPFRYSPEQLPQFSKPWERSLSEADLFTKDVSKKIVSQNSKDESSQKRQDEETKTTVTVFEDPDDRTQNTLIDDLDSLPKRFGDQNKGWTNDESLSSISEMDISSTVACLIETPIDREIRIAKEREEELRRSRGIFCDDTSEMVEIKMKPILSQPSPELKPIKAKESNRVSFLIQREIDRANRSSGTYEKKTPTSDLVEKRKAVASQSYKEPISPVTVEDSWTAERPALVEPRDVPDSQETLAPCCPHRHKDETQIQRGPTAGFQDRTFRTTKTENWDVRVANQPAWMTTYTVKESERTISPINSPSSPLEPVKSGSRSIAARRSYWEGSAEWPRLQNVSDIIRKEIEEDLRREQELQELRELGNLSLTTDNRGISETTTSETIHEQSDAEQTSLNSSQENLVEVDEVLPERSTEMPTYNLSYSWSGDSTPTRISLAAGSTTRLPSMFVVTAQPWSSPKPASPAVPRAVPTFLSSSRPEAFSTSSQKGLTETLLEDFEERRAKLKLEESSYAGIQPIDSINNEVVEATRVTRHKNNRALRWEAGVYDNEDN